The Rhineura floridana isolate rRhiFlo1 chromosome 8, rRhiFlo1.hap2, whole genome shotgun sequence genome includes a region encoding these proteins:
- the LOC133363273 gene encoding zinc finger protein 22-like, which translates to MHPRRCRTLSWWVDIMQKNYETLISLDVRKEHEQESSVAKKMMSREQPARTESQSPDLELSHSKLAVRDFALVLPTKPVPISSSEGQKPYKCMECGKGFGQSSHLMRHLGTHSGEKPYRCMDCPKAFTQLSNLQQHQRMHTGERPYTCDCCGKCFSWSSNLAQHWCLHTVQKPYACIQCGKCFCESARLLEHQSTHMGERPYVCLHCRKCFSRSSHLARHQHHHASVTGTEEEQPPFPCSQGATLLLHRHAHCN; encoded by the exons ATGCACCCCAGGAGATGCAGGACTCTGTCTTGGTGGGTGGACATCATGCAGAAGAATTATGAGACCCTCATTTCCCTGG ATGTCAGGAAGGAACATGAGCAGGAAAGCTCTGTTGCTAAAAAGATGATGTCGAGAGAACAACCTGCGAGGACTGAGTCTCAGAGCCCTGATCTGGAACTAAGTCACAGCAAGCTGGCTGTCAGAGACTTTGCACTGGTGCTTCCCACCAAACCTGTCCCCATCTCCTCTAGTGAAGGCCAGAAACCATACAAGTGTATGGAGTGTGGGAAGGGATTTGGCCAAAGCTCGCACTTGATGCGTCACCTGGGAACACATTCTGGGGAAAAGCCCTACCGGTGTATGGACTGTCCCAAGGCCTTCACGCAGCTGTCAAACCTGCAGCAGCACCAGCGCATGCACACTGGGGAGCGCCCCTACACCTGTGATTGCTGCGGAAAGTGCTTCTCCTGGAGTTCCAACCTGGCCCAGCACTGGTGCCTCCACACCGTCCAGAAGCCGTACGCTTGCATCCAGTGTGGCAAGTGCTTTTGCGAGAGCGCCCGGCTGCTGGAGCACCAGAGCACCCACATGGGTGAACGGCCTTATGTCTGCCTGCATTGTCGCAAGTGCTTCAGCCGGAGCTCCCACCTCGCCCGCCACCAGCACCACCACGCTTCGGTCACAGGCACGGAGGAGGAACAACCGCCTTTCCCTTGCAGCCAGGGTGCGACCCTCCTCCTACACCGCCATGCCCACTGCAACTAG